A genomic region of uncultured Roseibium sp. contains the following coding sequences:
- a CDS encoding L,D-transpeptidase — protein sequence MRQHSCLRVASLFVALFLLCSFQLPAAAAELVGFSDHRFRPGTIVIKNSEKRLYLVLRGKRAIRYKVAVGKPRKAWTGRAQITAKYVRPDWSPSPEVRRDFPHLPNVIRGGAPNNPMGAAAMTLSNGNYAIHGTNRPGSIGRAVSYGCIRMANIDIEDLFQRVGVRTPVVALP from the coding sequence ATGCGTCAACATTCCTGTCTGCGGGTCGCGAGCCTGTTTGTTGCTCTCTTCCTATTGTGCAGTTTTCAATTACCGGCCGCCGCCGCCGAGCTGGTCGGATTTTCCGATCACAGGTTTCGGCCCGGCACGATCGTGATCAAGAATTCCGAAAAGCGGCTCTATCTGGTTTTACGCGGCAAGAGAGCCATCCGCTACAAGGTTGCCGTCGGCAAACCACGCAAGGCGTGGACCGGCCGGGCGCAGATCACCGCGAAATATGTCCGGCCGGACTGGTCGCCTTCGCCTGAAGTGCGCAGGGACTTTCCGCATCTTCCGAACGTTATCCGGGGCGGCGCGCCGAACAATCCCATGGGTGCAGCCGCCATGACGCTCTCCAACGGCAACTACGCCATTCACGGCACCAACAGACCCGGTTCGATCGGGCGCGCCGTGTCCTATGGCTGCATCCGCATGGCCAACATCGACATCGAGGACCTGTTTCAAAGGGTGGGTGTCAGGACGCCGGTCGTGGCGCTGCCCTAG
- a CDS encoding ferric reductase-like transmembrane domain-containing protein: MSIFRDVLNSRAFIWGLLALPSIPMMLALANGAVSEDGRPATEFLLHPTGEFAARFMIISMIISPFRLMFPKNAFWYWMLRRRRYFGVAAFLYAALHTVLYVVDMGSWQSILGEFWALGIWTGWLAFFVFVPMAATSNDASVKRLGRYWKPLQRFGYLAAVATLVHWMFVHNEFGPALVHFVPLALLEAYRVYRFYNPAAKPAAA, encoded by the coding sequence GTGTCGATTTTCAGGGACGTATTGAATTCCAGAGCGTTCATCTGGGGACTGCTGGCGTTGCCGTCGATCCCGATGATGCTGGCGCTTGCCAATGGTGCGGTGTCCGAGGACGGGCGTCCGGCGACCGAATTCCTGCTTCATCCGACCGGCGAATTCGCGGCGCGCTTCATGATCATCTCGATGATCATTTCTCCCTTCCGGCTGATGTTTCCGAAGAATGCGTTCTGGTACTGGATGTTGCGCAGACGGCGCTATTTCGGGGTCGCGGCATTCCTGTACGCGGCGCTGCACACTGTCCTCTATGTTGTCGACATGGGCTCCTGGCAGTCCATTCTGGGCGAGTTCTGGGCGCTCGGCATCTGGACCGGCTGGCTCGCTTTCTTCGTTTTCGTTCCCATGGCGGCCACGTCGAATGACGCGTCGGTCAAACGGCTCGGCCGCTACTGGAAGCCCCTGCAGCGGTTCGGATACCTGGCCGCCGTGGCGACACTTGTGCACTGGATGTTCGTACACAACGAATTCGGTCCAGCCCTGGTTCACTTTGTGCCGCTCGCGCTGCTCGAGGCCTACCGCGTCTACCGGTTCTACAATCCCGCGGCCAAACCGGCTGCCGCCTGA
- a CDS encoding PepSY domain-containing protein: MNFTLHTATSLLTCFFTFPVCATGMFECEATEKSAWLSEQQVTERLVSEGWQVRRMKEDGGCWEVYGTTPEGQRVEVYVHPVSGEVLLINQRGTILYRKES; the protein is encoded by the coding sequence ATGAACTTCACGCTTCACACGGCAACGTCGCTGCTGACTTGCTTTTTCACCTTTCCGGTCTGCGCAACGGGCATGTTCGAATGCGAAGCGACCGAAAAATCGGCGTGGCTGTCCGAACAGCAGGTCACGGAAAGACTGGTCAGCGAAGGCTGGCAGGTGCGCCGGATGAAGGAAGACGGCGGCTGCTGGGAAGTGTACGGCACGACGCCTGAAGGACAGCGGGTCGAGGTCTATGTGCACCCTGTGTCGGGGGAAGTCCTGCTTATCAATCAGCGCGGCACCATCCTCTACCGGAAGGAAAGCTAG
- a CDS encoding YceI family protein, with amino-acid sequence MHPIRFRRDRTSKSFRTLKSIVVSFALLVGWSLPAAAGSISGTYTLSPANIDTGFSVRVLGGRPVQGEFGKVSGKMVLNQNRPEKSKVNVTIDLSSVKTNNDKVTGFLKSSAMFDVAKYPVAKFQSTRIRITGKYTAEVEGVLSLRGKTKRTKLEVQITGNKGNGRVGFTVSGGFFRSFYGMEAGLPIYADKVNIKISGTGRRT; translated from the coding sequence ATGCACCCCATTCGTTTCCGGCGTGACCGCACCTCAAAGAGCTTTCGAACGCTGAAATCGATCGTCGTGTCTTTCGCTCTGCTGGTCGGCTGGTCGCTACCGGCCGCTGCCGGCTCCATTTCCGGTACCTACACGCTGTCGCCCGCTAACATCGACACCGGGTTTTCCGTACGGGTGCTGGGTGGCCGCCCGGTCCAGGGCGAATTCGGCAAGGTGTCGGGCAAGATGGTTCTCAATCAGAACCGCCCCGAAAAAAGCAAGGTCAACGTGACGATCGACCTTTCCAGCGTGAAAACCAACAATGACAAGGTGACCGGTTTTCTGAAAAGCTCGGCCATGTTCGATGTCGCCAAGTACCCCGTCGCCAAGTTCCAGAGCACGCGCATCCGGATCACCGGCAAATACACGGCTGAAGTCGAGGGCGTTCTTTCGCTGCGCGGCAAGACCAAGCGCACCAAGCTCGAAGTTCAGATCACCGGCAACAAGGGCAACGGGCGCGTCGGCTTCACGGTCTCCGGCGGATTTTTCCGCAGCTTTTACGGCATGGAAGCCGGTTTGCCGATCTATGCCGACAAGGTCAACATCAAGATCAGCGGAACGGGCCGCCGGACCTGA